Proteins encoded in a region of the Vitis riparia cultivar Riparia Gloire de Montpellier isolate 1030 chromosome 7, EGFV_Vit.rip_1.0, whole genome shotgun sequence genome:
- the LOC117918119 gene encoding UPF0481 protein At3g47200-like, giving the protein MAVEVEVDHFMGPEEVDDSKLFRTLPELKSQIVQLQFNSPSAAVMRKCPKFQKALLPSDAKGSEPSGDPRKEPDFMSLGPYHRGKSKLVRGEEIKLNLAVHAFKLFLKSKVGQRVDQRVGQPVGQPVGQRVGQPVGQPVDQPSVQPIEMVVDESYNKISSKVKDLRDFYDWEGMKDYSDQEFSVMMLVDGCALLSYMIIACGVDDLEEETFHIRIEDVSRLRRDALLLENQLPYPVLLELRSMLPKFYTSCWKLLCLDFFGMMEEEEEEEAYPFLPKMKKFCCGPFFATGQSSNPCMPKSMSWQRGPNPDGEAGINHNEESRYCHLLDMYLQNFVGPKGDKIGGIGSIEDVKEQAMASFRNVKELMATGIRIKPSPTRYLRDISFTSNCVTASLRLPPITIDKSTKTLFLNLIAYEMTLGVEHHDFIPYLRFLDSLIDHADDIKELQSAGVLQNYLGTHEEAAEFFNTVSANLESNPRTYINVVVKIRKHLKSHRNSRLKRWMTQCLDTYFGSPWTIIAWVGAALVLFFTGVQTYFSAFSH; this is encoded by the coding sequence ATGGCTGTAGAGGTTGAGGTGGACCATTTCATGGGGCCGGAGGAAGTGGATGACAGTAAGCTTTTTAGAACACTGCCTGAATTAAAATCCCAAATTGTTCAACTACAATTCAATTCTCCATCAGCAGCTGTAATGCGTAAATGTCCCAAGTTTCAAAAGGCGTTGTTGCCATCAGATGCCAAGGGTTCCGAACCTTCTGGCGACCCCCGCAAGGAGCCAGATTTCATGTCTTTGGGTCCTTATCACCGTGGCAAGTCCAAGCTCGTGCGTGGCGAAGAGATCAAGCTTAACTTGGCAGTGCATgccttcaaattatttttgaagtcGAAAGTAGGCCAGCGAGTAGACCAGCGAGTAGGCCAGCCAGTAGGCCAGCCAGTAGGCCAGCGAGTAGGCCAGCCAGTAGGCCAGCCAGTAGACCAGCCCTCAGTCCAGCCAATAGAGATGGTAGTCGATGAATCATACAACAAAATTAGCAGTAAAGTTAAGGATCTGAGGGATTTTTATGATTGGGAGGGTATGAAGGATTATTCGGATCAAGAATTCAGTGTGATGATGCTGGTGGACGGGTGTGCTTTACTGTCGTACATGATTATTGCTTGCGGTGTGGATGACCTTGAAGAAGAAACTTTTCATATCAGAATTGAGGATGTAAGCCGTCTGCGTCGGGACGCGCTGCTGCTGGAGAACCAACTTCCCTATCCAGTGCTGCTTGAGCTGAGGAGTATGTTGCCAAAATTTTACACTAGTTGTTGGAAATTACTATGCCTGGATTTCTTCGGCAtgatggaggaggaggaggaggaggaggccTACCCATTCCTgccaaaaatgaagaaattttgcTGCGGGCCGTTCTTTGCGACCGGGCAAAGTAGTAACCCTTGCATGCCCAAAAGTATGAGCTGGCAACGGGGGCCAAACCCTGATGGAGAGGCGGGGATAAACCATAATGAAGAGTCGAGGTATTGTCATCTTCTCGATATGTACTTACAAAATTTCGTAGGACCCAAGGGGGATAAAATTGGCGGTATTGGATCAATTGAAGATGTGAAGGAGCAAGCTATGGCATCATTTAGAAATGTGAAGGAGCTGATGGCCACTGGAATCCGCATCAAGCCTAGTCCTACACGTTACTTGAGGGACATTTCTTTCACTTCCAATTGCGTCACTGCATCCCTCAGACTTCCTCCCATCACCATTGATAAGTCAACCAAGACATTGTTCTTGAACTTGATAGCGTATGAAATGACATTAGGCGTCGAACATCATGACTTCATCCCTTACCTTCGCTTTCTTGACTCCCTCATTGATCATGCTGATGACATTAAGGAGCTGCAGTCCGCCGGGGTGCTCCAAAACTATCTAGGCACTCATGAAGAAGCGGCTGAATTTTTCAACACTGTGTCCGCCAATTTGGAATCAAACCCTCGTACTTACATTAATGTGGTAGTCAAAATTCGGAAGCACCTTAAAAGTCACCGTAACAGCAGACTAAAAAGGTGGATGACGCAATGCCTGGACACCTACTTCGGTAGCCCCTGGACTATCATAGCTTGGGTTGGTGCTGCTTTGGTCCTTTTCTTTACTGGCGTCCAGACTTATTTCTCAGCCTTCTCTCATTGA